Proteins encoded by one window of Pelorhabdus rhamnosifermentans:
- a CDS encoding threonine synthase, which yields MSYVIGLRCVKCSKEFLSSSVDYYCPDCGYHEGILDVLYDYEKISRVLTKEKLQNDSNRSLWRYLPLLPIEQPELLSHLHVGWTPLYEVPRLASALGVQTCYVKDEGRNPTGSFKDRASSIGVIKAQEKKAERITCASTGNAASSLAGFAASQGLPATIFVPQRAPEAKVAQLLIFGAQVFSVQGTYDQAWELCMEASRQFGWYNRNCAINPYLIEGKKTVSLEIAEQFFDQPAEKIPDWVVVAVGDGCTIAGVWKGFKEMHQLGLLQKVPKILGVQAEGCQPFVTAWKNKTDLQPCLEGDTLADSIAVGYPRNFYKGMQAVLESCGAYVAVQDEDILRSMTTLARTAGVFGEPAGVAGVAGILKAKKLGFISSTDSVVLIVTGNGLKDIHSAIIATGSTTKIEPTLEAVTAALKQ from the coding sequence TTGAGTTATGTCATTGGGCTTCGTTGTGTGAAATGTAGCAAGGAGTTTTTAAGTAGCTCAGTAGATTATTATTGTCCAGACTGCGGTTATCATGAAGGAATTCTTGATGTTCTTTACGATTATGAAAAAATTTCTCGCGTACTTACGAAAGAAAAGTTACAAAACGACAGCAACCGTTCTCTATGGCGTTATTTACCACTACTGCCGATTGAGCAGCCGGAATTACTCAGTCATTTACATGTGGGCTGGACGCCTCTTTATGAGGTTCCTCGTTTGGCTTCAGCACTTGGAGTACAGACATGCTATGTAAAAGACGAAGGGCGTAACCCAACAGGGTCCTTTAAGGATCGGGCCAGTTCAATTGGTGTTATTAAAGCACAAGAGAAAAAAGCTGAACGCATTACTTGTGCTTCCACGGGAAATGCGGCTTCTTCTTTAGCAGGATTTGCTGCTTCACAAGGTTTGCCTGCTACGATTTTTGTACCTCAGCGGGCACCAGAAGCTAAAGTAGCGCAATTACTTATTTTCGGAGCTCAGGTATTTTCTGTGCAAGGTACTTATGATCAAGCATGGGAACTATGTATGGAGGCCAGTCGCCAGTTTGGTTGGTATAATAGGAATTGCGCGATTAACCCTTATCTAATTGAGGGGAAAAAAACAGTATCTCTTGAAATAGCTGAGCAGTTTTTTGATCAACCAGCAGAAAAAATTCCTGATTGGGTTGTTGTGGCTGTTGGCGATGGTTGTACAATAGCAGGCGTTTGGAAAGGATTTAAAGAAATGCATCAACTTGGGCTGTTACAGAAGGTGCCAAAAATTTTAGGCGTCCAAGCAGAAGGCTGTCAGCCGTTTGTTACAGCATGGAAAAATAAAACGGACCTACAGCCCTGTCTGGAAGGTGATACACTTGCTGACTCTATTGCTGTGGGGTATCCACGGAATTTTTATAAAGGAATGCAAGCGGTTCTTGAGTCCTGCGGCGCTTATGTAGCTGTTCAAGACGAAGATATTTTGCGTAGCATGACCACTTTAGCCCGGACTGCTGGAGTGTTTGGTGAACCAGCGGGTGTTGCCGGTGTAGCGGGTATTTTGAAAGCAAAAAAATTAGGATTTATTTCGTCTACGGATTCTGTTGTTCTCATTGTTACGGGTAATGGCTTAAAAGATATTCACAGTGCTATTATTGCCACTGGTTCAACGACGAAAATTGAACCAACACTCGAAGCAGTCACAGCTGCTTTAAAGCAATAA
- a CDS encoding PLP-dependent cysteine synthase family protein yields MPQIPFSPTYEEMLHPEKIAPDVRKTALSALKTDELNPINLFNITWKSSKNKTRKVVLPAALTGIEANIVVLLGCGFPSGSHKVGPAYSTLIEGLVDGEIIPGKHTILGPSTGNFGIGTAYISKLLGFRAIVIMPDNMSKERYERIEKYGGQLELTPGSESDVILTLEKTHEMMKNPEYKALAQFELFPNYRFHRHVTGISAIEAVQSVGNGRIAGFVSAPGSAGTLAAGDQIKVAFPECKIAALEPYECSTLANGGCGQHRIEGIGDKMCTLIHNVLTTDFVILIKDEETIQGLKIFHDGLETLVKLGVERAFAEELARSFGPSGICNVIGAIKLAKHLRLGPNDNVVTVATDGFDRYQSVLEDLNQRYLETPEIVLDRWAVDIFLNAQDEDIFDCRNVSHKERLFAQKESDWLKFGYSKGYLDSMRDMSFWDEQYNKIGLYNGKIIEKRV; encoded by the coding sequence ATGCCACAAATTCCTTTTTCACCTACTTATGAAGAGATGCTTCATCCGGAAAAAATTGCACCTGATGTTAGAAAAACTGCTTTGTCAGCGCTTAAGACCGATGAATTGAATCCCATTAATTTATTTAATATTACTTGGAAAAGCAGTAAAAATAAAACGCGTAAAGTAGTTCTTCCTGCTGCGCTAACAGGCATTGAAGCCAATATAGTTGTATTGCTTGGCTGTGGTTTTCCTTCTGGTTCCCATAAAGTAGGGCCCGCTTATAGTACTCTAATTGAAGGACTAGTTGATGGCGAAATTATTCCTGGCAAACATACTATTTTAGGGCCTTCAACAGGAAATTTTGGAATTGGTACGGCTTACATATCGAAGTTACTTGGTTTTCGAGCTATCGTGATCATGCCGGATAATATGAGTAAAGAACGTTATGAACGCATTGAAAAATATGGCGGTCAATTAGAATTGACACCGGGGTCGGAATCAGATGTTATCTTAACATTGGAAAAAACGCATGAAATGATGAAAAATCCTGAGTATAAGGCTTTGGCTCAATTTGAGCTTTTTCCTAATTATCGCTTTCATCGTCATGTTACAGGAATAAGTGCTATTGAGGCCGTTCAAAGTGTTGGCAATGGTCGTATTGCCGGATTTGTATCGGCTCCAGGATCAGCGGGAACACTCGCAGCAGGCGATCAAATAAAAGTTGCTTTTCCTGAATGCAAGATTGCTGCTCTGGAGCCTTATGAATGTTCCACTTTAGCCAATGGAGGGTGCGGTCAGCATCGTATTGAGGGGATTGGCGACAAAATGTGCACTCTTATTCATAACGTGCTGACAACGGATTTTGTTATTCTAATTAAAGATGAAGAAACCATTCAGGGATTGAAAATATTTCATGATGGTTTAGAGACGTTAGTAAAATTAGGGGTTGAGCGTGCTTTTGCTGAAGAATTAGCTCGTTCTTTTGGTCCATCCGGTATTTGTAACGTTATTGGCGCCATTAAGCTGGCTAAACATCTACGTTTGGGGCCAAATGATAATGTTGTTACAGTAGCAACAGATGGTTTTGATCGCTATCAGTCCGTATTGGAGGATCTTAATCAGCGTTATTTGGAAACACCTGAAATCGTTCTGGACCGTTGGGCGGTAGACATTTTCTTAAATGCCCAAGATGAGGATATTTTTGATTGCCGCAATGTCAGCCATAAAGAACGGTTGTTTGCTCAGAAAGAATCTGATTGGTTGAAATTTGGTTATTCTAAAGGATATTTAGATTCTATGCGCGATATGAGTTTTTGGGATGAACAATATAATAAAATTGGTCTCTATAATGGAAAAATAATTGAGAAACGGGTTTGA
- a CDS encoding nucleobase:cation symporter-2 family protein, translated as MSDQRHPVHEILPFGQMFTYGFQHVLAMYAGAVAVPLILAGALHLPVDQLIFLINADLFTCGLATVIQTMGFWKFGVRIPVIQGVTFAAVTPMIMIGKVHGLTGIYGAVIVGGLATLLVAPYFSRLIRFFPPVVTGSIISIIGISLLPVAVLWVGGGNPSSPDFATAPQISLAGIVLVMILCFNRYFTGFLKNIAVLLGLIIGTIMAIPLGFVNFSSVMKAQWLGMTTPFAFGLPTFDITAIFSMVLVMIVVMVETTGDFIAIGEIIDKPISQDDLTRGLRADGLSTILGGILNCFPYTAFAQNVGLIGLTGVKSRFVVAMSGVILMVLGLFPKMAAIVASVPAAVLGGAGLVMFGVVAASGIRTLAKVDFNDSQNLMIVAVSLAIGLIPLAMPDFYNKFPEWTQVVMHSGITAGSLTAVILNAALNYGKDHSDFTTSISGK; from the coding sequence ATGTCTGATCAACGTCATCCAGTTCATGAAATATTGCCTTTTGGGCAAATGTTTACGTATGGCTTTCAACATGTCTTAGCAATGTATGCGGGAGCTGTTGCTGTGCCTTTGATTTTAGCAGGCGCATTACATTTACCAGTAGATCAACTGATTTTTTTAATTAATGCCGATTTGTTTACTTGTGGACTGGCAACCGTGATTCAAACCATGGGATTTTGGAAATTTGGTGTCCGCATCCCTGTGATTCAAGGGGTTACTTTTGCTGCTGTTACTCCCATGATCATGATTGGCAAGGTGCACGGTCTAACAGGGATTTATGGAGCAGTTATTGTGGGTGGGTTGGCTACTTTGCTTGTAGCACCCTATTTTAGTCGTCTCATTCGTTTTTTTCCGCCTGTTGTTACAGGGTCGATTATATCCATTATTGGTATTTCCCTGTTGCCAGTAGCGGTACTTTGGGTTGGTGGCGGTAATCCATCTTCGCCTGATTTTGCAACGGCACCACAGATTTCACTTGCTGGTATTGTACTTGTTATGATTTTATGTTTTAATCGTTATTTTACTGGGTTCTTAAAAAATATTGCCGTGTTGTTAGGACTCATTATTGGTACAATCATGGCGATTCCCTTAGGTTTTGTGAATTTTTCTAGTGTCATGAAGGCCCAGTGGCTGGGGATGACAACGCCCTTTGCTTTTGGATTACCAACCTTTGATATTACTGCGATTTTTTCGATGGTTCTTGTCATGATCGTTGTAATGGTTGAGACAACCGGTGATTTTATTGCCATCGGTGAAATTATTGACAAACCAATTTCACAGGATGATTTAACAAGAGGACTGCGAGCTGATGGGCTTTCTACCATTTTAGGGGGGATTTTAAACTGTTTTCCTTATACTGCTTTTGCACAAAATGTCGGACTTATTGGGTTAACAGGTGTTAAAAGCCGTTTTGTTGTAGCAATGTCAGGCGTTATTCTTATGGTACTTGGTTTATTTCCGAAGATGGCAGCCATCGTGGCTTCCGTACCTGCTGCTGTTTTAGGTGGAGCAGGCTTGGTCATGTTTGGCGTTGTAGCTGCAAGTGGCATTCGGACGCTGGCGAAGGTAGATTTTAATGATTCACAAAATCTTATGATTGTTGCAGTTAGTTTAGCCATTGGCTTAATCCCTTTAGCTATGCCGGATTTTTATAATAAATTTCCTGAGTGGACGCAAGTCGTTATGCACAGCGGAATTACGGCAGGAAGTTTAACAGCCGTTATTTTAAATGCCGCTTTAAATTATGGTAAAGACCATAGTGACTTTACAACTTCTATTTCCGGGAAATAG
- the yqeC gene encoding selenium cofactor biosynthesis protein YqeC — MNLSLSEVLQVPDAGIVAVVGAGGKTALILALSQEAQCRGCSCLITTTTKMSRDQISPLKVLLEVPMLVDKSVDNSVENWDGKSICVWASACEIGKLRGILPTEIDALYQTYPQLLMFVESDGARGCWVKAPADWEPVVPVTSYITLGVLNVKALGYRLDSAIVHRAEQVTKLLNKAPDERLEMPDLLDLATHAEGIFRQTYGRRILVFTGGETLTGMQQELLVHYFRHSVCQSAYAIERFVILGRKEASFTVLAVETNKLSPCG, encoded by the coding sequence ATGAATTTATCGCTAAGTGAAGTCTTGCAGGTACCAGACGCAGGTATTGTTGCAGTTGTAGGAGCAGGCGGGAAAACAGCATTGATTTTAGCTTTATCACAGGAAGCCCAATGTCGGGGATGTTCTTGTTTGATTACAACAACAACAAAGATGTCAAGGGACCAAATAAGTCCCTTGAAGGTGCTGTTAGAAGTACCAATGCTTGTGGATAAATCTGTTGATAATTCTGTGGAAAACTGGGATGGAAAGAGTATTTGTGTGTGGGCCTCGGCATGTGAAATAGGTAAGTTGAGAGGGATTTTACCTACTGAAATTGATGCTCTTTACCAAACTTATCCCCAACTGTTAATGTTCGTAGAAAGTGATGGTGCAAGAGGGTGTTGGGTCAAAGCACCTGCTGATTGGGAGCCTGTTGTACCTGTAACATCGTACATCACACTAGGAGTTTTAAATGTGAAAGCACTTGGTTATCGCTTGGATTCAGCTATTGTACATCGAGCAGAGCAAGTCACAAAATTGCTTAACAAAGCGCCGGATGAAAGGCTTGAAATGCCGGATTTACTGGATTTAGCAACGCATGCTGAAGGGATCTTTCGCCAAACTTATGGAAGACGTATTCTGGTTTTTACTGGGGGAGAGACCTTGACAGGCATGCAACAAGAGCTTCTTGTGCATTATTTTCGTCACAGTGTTTGTCAGTCAGCTTATGCCATTGAACGCTTCGTTATCTTAGGACGAAAGGAAGCGTCTTTTACGGTTCTTGCTGTAGAAACGAACAAGTTATCCCCTTGTGGATAA
- a CDS encoding nucleotidyltransferase family protein: MLLSIEIQGKTQVDNLVDNLLKRWISVWVNHKIGVIVLAAGFANRMGKEKLLLSFRGKPLLSYALNLIEKLPVKEKIAVIGEPKQPLQSLCAQYHISSIYNKNRHLGQASSIACGVSYLPQDLEAFLFVVGDQPFLTGKLVDKLINIWQTYKSSQIIIRPYFEGRGYHPVLFGADWREELLSLTGDAGGRTLIQRHPECVVPVYWDNGDEFVDIDTLDDYAFWNQL, from the coding sequence ATGCTGCTGAGTATTGAAATTCAAGGGAAAACACAAGTGGATAATCTTGTGGATAACCTGTTGAAAAGGTGGATAAGTGTGTGGGTGAATCATAAGATCGGTGTCATTGTTCTTGCTGCAGGATTCGCGAATCGAATGGGAAAAGAGAAATTGCTATTATCTTTTCGTGGCAAGCCGTTGCTCAGTTATGCACTGAATTTGATTGAAAAATTACCTGTTAAAGAAAAAATTGCTGTAATTGGCGAACCCAAACAGCCATTGCAAAGCCTTTGCGCTCAGTATCATATTTCGAGTATTTATAATAAGAACAGGCATTTAGGACAAGCATCTTCGATTGCTTGTGGGGTGTCTTATTTGCCTCAAGATCTTGAGGCTTTCCTTTTTGTTGTTGGGGATCAGCCATTTCTAACGGGAAAACTGGTTGACAAATTAATTAATATCTGGCAAACTTATAAAAGTAGTCAAATAATTATTCGTCCTTACTTTGAAGGACGAGGATATCATCCTGTATTGTTTGGTGCTGACTGGAGAGAAGAACTCTTGTCTTTAACAGGTGATGCGGGTGGGCGAACTTTAATTCAACGTCATCCAGAGTGTGTGGTACCTGTATACTGGGATAACGGAGATGAATTTGTCGATATTGATACATTAGATGATTATGCATTTTGGAATCAATTATAA
- a CDS encoding tyrosine-type recombinase/integrase has translation MASYGSVQKTGIHSWKLTVSGGFDGGGKRIRHTKTVHVTSDSPDKQEQEARKQLALFQQDIEKGESSNSGKMTLSQFYDYWKENYALKNHEIKTLAYNENLFTRIKQALGKKRIDQIEPRHIQAFLKNMAEPGISKTKDRLSSNTIRKHFSLLHSLFAKAVQWNMLPYNPVERVDPPKVEHKVKQVYTQEELGNFLLAIENEDLKYQLMVHLAFSGGLRREEIFGLKWECVNFEENTLKIESASVYTPKSGIKLKGTKNKASNADISIPPYVTDLLRHQQVKQKEKKLLIGDKWHESGLVFTTWNGTPAHPDSFYTWIKRFTIREGLPSISPHMFRHMTATYLIASGTDVRTVSGKLRHAQTSTTMNIYAHLLKSAEKETANTLGDFVQQATEKAKQAQKKQAK, from the coding sequence ATGGCGAGTTATGGTAGCGTTCAAAAGACAGGTATACATAGCTGGAAATTAACTGTATCAGGCGGTTTTGACGGTGGCGGCAAAAGAATTCGCCACACAAAGACTGTTCATGTCACCAGTGACAGTCCTGATAAGCAAGAGCAAGAAGCCAGAAAGCAACTTGCGTTATTCCAGCAGGATATTGAAAAAGGTGAATCATCAAACAGCGGTAAAATGACTTTATCCCAGTTTTACGACTATTGGAAAGAAAATTATGCCTTAAAAAACCATGAAATAAAGACATTAGCCTACAATGAAAATCTATTTACCAGAATAAAGCAAGCATTAGGCAAAAAACGCATAGACCAAATTGAACCTAGGCATATACAAGCATTTTTAAAAAATATGGCAGAGCCGGGAATTAGCAAAACAAAAGACAGACTATCTTCCAATACTATAAGAAAACACTTTTCCTTACTACATAGCCTCTTTGCTAAGGCAGTACAGTGGAATATGCTGCCCTATAATCCAGTTGAAAGAGTTGACCCACCAAAAGTAGAGCACAAAGTCAAACAAGTGTATACGCAAGAAGAATTAGGAAATTTCTTGTTAGCTATTGAAAATGAAGACCTTAAATATCAGCTAATGGTACACCTTGCCTTTTCTGGTGGCTTGCGGCGTGAAGAAATATTCGGTCTTAAATGGGAATGCGTAAACTTTGAAGAAAATACCCTTAAAATAGAGTCTGCATCAGTTTACACGCCAAAAAGTGGTATAAAATTAAAAGGAACTAAAAACAAAGCCAGTAACGCCGACATTTCTATACCGCCATATGTCACTGATTTATTAAGGCACCAACAGGTAAAACAGAAAGAAAAGAAATTACTGATTGGTGATAAGTGGCATGAATCAGGCTTAGTCTTCACTACATGGAATGGTACTCCGGCACACCCGGATAGTTTTTATACTTGGATTAAGAGATTCACTATTCGGGAGGGATTGCCATCAATAAGCCCTCACATGTTTAGACACATGACGGCAACATATTTAATTGCAAGTGGCACCGATGTTCGAACTGTATCCGGCAAATTAAGACATGCCCAAACATCAACCACTATGAATATTTACGCTCACCTATTAAAATCAGCCGAAAAGGAAACAGCTAATACTTTAGGAGATTTCGTACAACAGGCAACAGAAAAGGCAAAACAGGCACAAAAAAAGCAGGCCAAATAA
- a CDS encoding CHC2 zinc finger domain-containing protein produces MIYTICYNNYTTNGEKPPILDVLSDYYGIIPKTRGRRGCCLSIFQQERTPSMIIYIDQDRYYDFSSGKYGDSFDLLQMATGKSYAELRKEYGFTPDADTIRRRKQDRKKEQRFQQQLKACWIRMVQLLHKTYAAEKIVKGVPTDRNLSLMSDAFFVREIAEHILALLESGERLKEQHGLWLAEDRGLFDG; encoded by the coding sequence GTGATATATACGATTTGTTACAATAATTATACCACAAACGGAGAAAAACCGCCAATTTTAGACGTATTGAGCGATTATTATGGAATTATTCCTAAAACAAGAGGTCGACGTGGATGTTGCTTATCAATATTTCAACAAGAAAGAACCCCGTCAATGATTATTTATATTGATCAAGATAGATATTATGATTTTTCCAGTGGCAAGTACGGTGACAGTTTTGATTTACTTCAAATGGCTACTGGAAAAAGTTATGCCGAACTTCGTAAAGAGTACGGTTTTACTCCTGATGCCGATACCATAAGACGGCGTAAGCAAGATAGAAAAAAGGAGCAGCGATTTCAGCAACAATTAAAAGCTTGTTGGATTCGAATGGTTCAGTTACTTCACAAAACTTATGCTGCTGAAAAAATAGTCAAAGGTGTACCAACGGATAGAAACCTTTCTTTAATGTCGGATGCTTTCTTTGTTCGTGAGATCGCAGAACATATTCTCGCTCTGCTGGAATCAGGGGAGCGATTGAAAGAGCAACACGGATTATGGTTAGCGGAAGATCGAGGGTTATTTGATGGCTAA
- a CDS encoding ERCC4 domain-containing protein translates to MKYHYTNSELKSLLQSMVILIDTREQENGHIITYFDKKKIRYLSRKLEYGDYSCLLPASPQIGIQRDIYFTDSIVIERKASIEELSGNLTKDRTRFESELLRAGKTKLYLMIENENGYSDIVGHRYRTQYEPKSFIATLKTYEARYGLDMNFIPAACAGNFIYYTLFYHCREFLKGEIAV, encoded by the coding sequence GTGAAGTACCATTATACAAACAGTGAATTAAAGAGCCTACTGCAAAGTATGGTCATTCTAATTGATACCCGCGAGCAGGAAAATGGCCATATTATTACCTATTTTGATAAGAAAAAGATTCGATATTTAAGCCGAAAGCTTGAGTATGGTGATTACTCTTGTTTACTTCCCGCGTCCCCACAAATAGGGATTCAGCGGGATATTTATTTTACAGATTCTATTGTGATTGAGCGTAAGGCCAGTATTGAAGAATTGTCCGGCAATCTGACAAAAGACCGGACAAGGTTTGAGAGTGAATTACTACGGGCTGGCAAAACAAAGCTGTACCTAATGATTGAGAATGAAAATGGCTATTCTGATATTGTCGGTCATAGATACCGAACACAATATGAGCCTAAGTCATTTATTGCGACATTAAAAACCTATGAAGCACGATATGGATTAGATATGAATTTCATTCCTGCTGCATGTGCTGGAAACTTCATCTATTACACATTGTTTTACCATTGTCGAGAATTTTTGAAAGGAGAGATAGCAGTATGA
- a CDS encoding transposase family protein produces MQGHGEKFTQKHELAIIALLTTSSIAEAAKQAGIGETTLWRWLQMPEFAKRYKEAKRQAVGQAISKLQQATTIAVDTLKNVMQDNESKDSARVTAAKTVLELSFKVIELEDLQAKFEELERIVDERLEESET; encoded by the coding sequence ATGCAAGGACACGGCGAAAAATTCACTCAAAAGCATGAACTGGCTATAATTGCACTATTAACGACTTCAAGTATTGCAGAGGCAGCCAAACAAGCGGGTATAGGAGAAACTACGCTTTGGCGGTGGCTACAAATGCCTGAATTTGCAAAACGTTACAAGGAAGCAAAGAGACAGGCGGTTGGGCAGGCAATATCAAAATTACAACAGGCAACTACTATAGCGGTTGATACTTTAAAGAATGTTATGCAAGACAATGAAAGCAAAGATTCTGCTAGAGTGACAGCCGCAAAAACGGTCTTAGAATTATCATTTAAAGTAATTGAATTGGAAGATTTGCAGGCAAAATTTGAAGAATTAGAACGAATTGTAGATGAACGATTGGAGGAAAGTGAAACGTGA
- a CDS encoding Arc family DNA-binding protein — MKKQDEEIRMTFRIPPDIYKKIVESAKKNRRSINNEMVVALEQFIEKNK, encoded by the coding sequence ATGAAGAAACAAGATGAAGAGATAAGAATGACTTTTCGCATCCCTCCCGATATTTACAAAAAGATTGTTGAATCAGCAAAAAAAAATAGACGATCAATCAATAATGAAATGGTAGTAGCATTAGAACAATTTATAGAAAAGAATAAATAA
- a CDS encoding ribbon-helix-helix domain-containing protein has protein sequence MMPKECEIIKCSARIPANVDNKVKLCAKKIGVSKNTIMILALKDYIAKEVNV, from the coding sequence ATGATGCCTAAAGAGTGCGAGATTATTAAATGTAGTGCCCGTATTCCAGCTAACGTAGACAATAAAGTAAAACTTTGTGCAAAAAAGATTGGTGTATCAAAAAATACTATTATGATTTTAGCCCTAAAAGATTACATAGCAAAAGAGGTGAATGTATAA